From bacterium, one genomic window encodes:
- a CDS encoding sigma-70 family RNA polymerase sigma factor, translating into MIIARDDVVPQELDSHDFEEYMRRHYRHAYHLAFRMAGNEADAEDLTQEAFLRAYRFFDRYDPRLPFTSWLYRIMTNVYIDEVRKRGKAKVYSLDEPIRSDSSESTVAWEISDPNADPEMQVMEQILEVDLQESLQRLSPEFRWSVILADVEGLSYEEIAETMHCSIGTVRSRIHRGRKQLRAFLEKKRPEWKSNAQR; encoded by the coding sequence ATGATTATTGCTCGAGACGACGTGGTACCTCAAGAACTTGATAGCCACGATTTCGAGGAATACATGCGCCGGCACTACCGGCACGCGTATCACCTAGCATTTCGTATGGCAGGTAATGAGGCGGATGCGGAGGATCTGACGCAAGAAGCTTTTTTGCGCGCTTATAGATTCTTCGATCGTTATGATCCGCGTTTGCCATTCACCAGTTGGCTTTACAGAATTATGACGAACGTTTATATTGATGAAGTTCGTAAACGAGGTAAAGCTAAGGTGTATTCACTGGATGAGCCTATTCGCTCTGATAGTAGTGAATCGACGGTGGCTTGGGAGATCAGCGATCCCAATGCCGATCCTGAAATGCAGGTCATGGAACAGATATTAGAAGTGGATCTCCAAGAAAGTTTACAACGCTTATCTCCGGAGTTCCGATGGTCAGTTATCCTTGCGGATGTTGAAGGGTTATCTTACGAAGAGATAGCCGAAACGATGCACTGCTCGATAGGGACTGTCCGTTCTCGCATTCACCGAGGCCGAAAGCAATTAAGGGCGTTCTTAGAAAAGAAACGTCCTGAATGGAAATCAAATGCTCAGAGGTGA
- a CDS encoding zf-HC2 domain-containing protein, with amino-acid sequence MLNCRLIERMLSSYIDGELCGVEMMRIRRHLQECSDCRVEHDHILMTKRVVSLMPVRQPNVDFEVRLMQHVFDSNSQVKGSRWLFWMTDLKNAFRMPSERAKRVLAFGGALTAIAWMAGTVNDSAYVSAPPLGASNVSVIIPAQRDFIRTSAIPVIPANNVHNSKIGYAGLYPPIAGNGSTENTNFKIDNYDLIISGR; translated from the coding sequence ATGTTGAATTGCCGTTTAATTGAACGAATGTTGTCTTCTTACATCGATGGAGAACTTTGCGGCGTGGAAATGATGCGTATCCGCCGCCATCTCCAAGAATGCTCTGATTGTCGCGTTGAGCACGATCATATTTTGATGACCAAACGGGTGGTTTCATTGATGCCGGTGCGTCAGCCCAATGTTGACTTCGAAGTACGCCTCATGCAGCATGTTTTTGATTCCAACTCTCAAGTTAAGGGTTCACGTTGGCTGTTTTGGATGACTGACCTGAAGAACGCTTTTCGAATGCCTTCTGAAAGAGCCAAACGAGTGCTTGCTTTTGGTGGAGCGTTGACTGCTATTGCCTGGATGGCAGGAACCGTAAATGATTCAGCCTACGTTTCCGCTCCTCCTCTGGGCGCTTCGAACGTCAGCGTAATAATTCCCGCCCAACGAGATTTTATTCGCACAAGCGCAATCCCTGTTATTCCGGCTAACAATGTTCATAATTCAAAGATAGGTTACGCTGGACTATATCCACCCATCGCCGGTAATGGAAGCACTGAAAATACCAATTTTAAGATCGATAATTACGACTTGATTATCAGTGGACGCTAA
- a CDS encoding anti-sigma factor, which produces MSGQGFWDTNEIEPVEGVCSGMWLKLSLYTDGELSDNEANEVESHAHRCDRCKEALVFMKATSASTLPQLDPPAELRSRILAATTLKRSIWAQRIQPSRPIRLAYGVCAIAGFAALFFITTHFQSEKPKTASVVHHQISKQPESINTKTIATRPTMQQDAQAPHTIRHIGLKVAFAPSTTLSNIDLGKSYLPKDVEIKPNISNTARQPLNAPEASISKVEPSPTNETPDEVNITPDPKATILARSPSLPHTRMVMSAGSYEGLESLMTPGNKLDEIRDRSAHSSLELNAMTPEGIEQVKGIEFKRDERHNRSARSDAEKQIDVAVFKVKL; this is translated from the coding sequence ATGTCCGGTCAAGGCTTCTGGGATACAAATGAAATCGAGCCAGTCGAAGGTGTATGCAGCGGCATGTGGTTAAAATTGTCGCTCTATACCGACGGCGAACTTTCTGATAACGAAGCGAATGAGGTTGAAAGTCACGCTCATCGCTGCGATAGATGCAAAGAAGCGCTCGTATTCATGAAAGCCACGTCGGCAAGCACACTGCCACAATTAGATCCTCCAGCCGAACTCCGTAGTCGAATTCTAGCGGCTACCACACTCAAACGCTCAATATGGGCACAACGGATACAACCTTCTCGTCCGATACGCTTAGCCTATGGCGTTTGTGCAATAGCCGGTTTTGCCGCATTATTCTTTATTACAACTCATTTTCAGTCTGAAAAACCTAAAACCGCTTCAGTAGTTCATCATCAAATTTCCAAACAACCCGAGAGTATAAATACTAAAACCATTGCAACTAGACCAACGATGCAGCAAGATGCACAGGCGCCTCATACTATCAGACACATTGGGCTAAAAGTCGCCTTTGCACCAAGCACAACGCTCTCTAACATCGATTTAGGAAAGTCATACTTACCAAAGGATGTTGAGATCAAGCCAAATATTTCAAATACAGCAAGACAGCCTCTAAACGCACCTGAAGCTTCTATCAGTAAGGTTGAACCCAGTCCAACCAATGAAACGCCTGATGAAGTCAATATCACTCCTGATCCAAAAGCAACCATTTTAGCCCGCTCACCTTCTCTTCCCCATACCCGTATGGTTATGAGCGCAGGGTCTTATGAAGGGCTGGAAAGCTTAATGACGCCCGGTAATAAACTAGACGAGATAAGGGATCGTAGCGCACATTCAAGCTTAGAATTGAACGCGATGACACCTGAAGGAATTGAGCAAGTAAAAGGGATCGAATTTAAGCGGGACGAAAGGCATAATCGAAGCGCCCGTTCTGATGCGGAAAAGCAAATTGACGTAGCGGTATTCAAAGTTAAACTTTAG
- a CDS encoding DUF5615 family PIN-like protein, with translation MKFLADMGISKTTLDALRNDGYDVVHLSEQGLQRLTDDKILIKAKDEKRIVLTCDLDFGDLLSAYGHNLPSVIIFRLSNFKPSFLNPRLFSVLKERKTEINAGAVIIVQDNRYRVRRLPINRER, from the coding sequence GTGAAATTTCTCGCTGACATGGGGATTTCTAAAACTACTCTTGATGCTCTACGGAACGATGGATATGATGTAGTTCACTTAAGTGAACAGGGATTACAGAGACTTACAGATGATAAAATCCTCATTAAAGCTAAGGACGAAAAGCGCATTGTTTTAACTTGTGATTTAGATTTCGGAGATCTCTTATCCGCCTATGGGCATAATCTTCCAAGTGTGATCATTTTCCGTTTGAGCAACTTCAAACCTTCATTCCTAAACCCACGGCTATTTTCAGTACTGAAAGAGCGCAAAACCGAAATCAACGCTGGAGCAGTCATTATAGTTCAGGATAATCGTTATAGAGTTCGCAGACTCCCAATAAATCGAGAGCGTTGA